From uncultured Pseudodesulfovibrio sp.:
TCTGTTGACCATGGACGGTTCCGGTGGTGGTACCGGCATGAGTCCTTGGAATATGATGGAAACATGGGGTGTCCCCTCCATCCTTCTGCATGCCAAGGCCCATGAGTACGCCAGTCATCTGGCCGCTCAAGGCAAAAATGTCGTCGACATGTCCTTCGCAGGCGGATTCGCCAAAGGAAGCAGCATCTTCAAGGCCCTTGCCATGGGTGCTCCCTACACAAAACTGATTTGCATGGGCCGCGCCATGATGATTCCCGGCTTCCTCGGCTCCAATATCGAAGGTGTCCTCTTCCCCGAACGTAAGGAAGCCGTTTGCGGCAACTGGGACAAACTCCCCGCAGCTGTGGCCAAGTACGGCGATACTGCCGACAAAATCTTCGCCTGCTATCAGGATGTGGAGAAGAAAGTCGGCAAGGAAGAAATGAAAAATGTACCCTTGGGCGCTCTGGGTATCTGGTGTCTCGTAGACAAACTCTCCGCAGGCCTGCAGCAGCTCATGGCCGGAGCTCGTAAATTCGACCTGGACGACATCACCCGTAATGATATCGCTTCAGGCAACCGTGAGACAGAAAAGGAAACCGGCATTCCGTTCATCACCGACGTCATGGATGAAACCGCCAAGAAAATCCTGGATATGTAATACCATCATTCAAGCTATAAAAAGGCCCGTGCAGAAGCGCGGGCCTTTTTTTTGACAAAAATATTCTTCAACAACCTATTTACGATAATTCCCTGTAATGTCAGGGAGGATCTTCCCCATCGTCCCATCCGACTCCATCGATGTAAGAGCGAGAGAAATTTTCCGAGCCAGCGCCCTCCCTTCATCCGAGGGTTGGAAAGCGATATACACAGGTTGCTCGTCAAGAATGGCGGAAAGATCATAATGAAAACCGGACAATCCCACTTTCTCAATGGCATATAGAGCCGTGTACCCATCGGCAACAACGGCATCAATCCGCCCCTCAAGTAGTTTCAACAAACTCCCCTCTGTCGTATCAGCATAATCGATGTCGATGTCTTCATTCATCAGAATTGAACGAGGATAAGCAAACCCTCGCGTCAGTCCAATTCGTTTCCCTTCCAAAGAATCAACATTTTTGGGAATTGATTCGCCTCTTCTGACAAACGCGTGTACCTGTTTGGAAAAAATCTGCCGGGTCAAGGCTGCATCAAGGGCAAGAGTGGGCCGTAAAGCCGGTATAATTCCCATAACATCACCATCTTCAAAATATCGCATAGCCCGCTTTGCCGGGACCAAACGCATGGTATAATGAATCCCGGCCCTCTGAGCTGCTTCCTTGAAAAGCTCTATGAAGGCACCGTTTTCTTTGTCGTCAACGAGTAAGGGGATATGATAGCACGCAATCTTATATGGTTGCGAGTCATCCGCTTCAACAAAAGGGATGATAAACATGAAGAACATGAAAAAAAGAGAAATAAAACGCATATACGCCTCACAGAACAACTGCCATTCCCTATCCTTTTCGATACTTCATAGTGTATGCTATGTTTTTTAAAAAGAAAACCTCCTCCACTTGCCACAAAGAACGAAAAAGGCCCCTACCATACGGCAGGAGCCTGAGTGTTGACAAAATTGACAAGACTAGAAACGTTCAA
This genomic window contains:
- a CDS encoding transporter substrate-binding domain-containing protein, yielding MRFISLFFMFFMFIIPFVEADDSQPYKIACYHIPLLVDDKENGAFIELFKEAAQRAGIHYTMRLVPAKRAMRYFEDGDVMGIIPALRPTLALDAALTRQIFSKQVHAFVRRGESIPKNVDSLEGKRIGLTRGFAYPRSILMNEDIDIDYADTTEGSLLKLLEGRIDAVVADGYTALYAIEKVGLSGFHYDLSAILDEQPVYIAFQPSDEGRALARKISLALTSMESDGTMGKILPDITGNYRK